A stretch of the Tachysurus fulvidraco isolate hzauxx_2018 chromosome 18, HZAU_PFXX_2.0, whole genome shotgun sequence genome encodes the following:
- the LOC113638337 gene encoding interferon-induced protein 44-like isoform X1: MSWLPKVLGMKSKKPTLSPKPVFDQPWRSVTWGESEKSEMLKKLKEFQPGTAEVRELKILLHGPVGAGKSSFINSVNTVLQGHNTTSAPANSAAGKSFTKEFKFHRLKKNRPGSFYPFVFLDIMGVESDASSGVHSDDIIKILHGHVRSNYAFNPFKSILKDDPKYHSNPSLKDKVHCVVSVVPGDRISLMTEDVIQKMRAVREKARELGIPEVIIMSHVDRACVLVKENLSGIYTSRKIKEKMEECSHKLGVPMNCIFPVQNYYEQVSNDLNMDLLILMAMTDIISFANDYVEAQVYNTDQYVEDQAYNE; the protein is encoded by the exons ATGAGCTGG CTTCCGAAGGTATTGGGTATGAAATCTAAGAAACCGACCTTGAGCCCAAAGCCTG TATTTGATCAGCCATGGCGGTCAGTGACATGGGG GGAGAGTGAAAAAAGTGAGATGCTGAAAAAACTGAAAGAATTCCAGCCAGGAACTGCAGAAGTCCGAGAGCTGAAGATTCTACTTCACGGCCCGGTCGGAGCAGGAAAGTCCAGCTTTATTAATTCAGTCAACACCGTCCTCCAGGGACACAACACCACCAGTGCGCCGGCAAATTCAGCAGCTGGGAAAAGCTTCACTAAAGAg tttaaatttcacaggctgaagaaaaacaggcCTGGATCTTTCTATCCGTTTGTCTTTCTCGATATCATGGGTGTGGAATCCGATGCGTCATCAGGAGTGcacagtgatgacatcatcaaaatATTACATGGTCATGTAAGAAGCAACTACGCT TTCAATCCTTTTAAATCAATCCTTAAAGATGACCCAAAGTACCACAGTAACCCCAGTCTGAAGGACAAAGTGCACTGTGTGGTGAGTGTCGTACCAGGGGACAGAATCTCCCTCATGACTGAGGACGTCATCCAGAAGATGAGAGCTGTTCGTGAGAAAGCTCGTGAGTTAG GGATTCCTGAGGTCATCATTATGTCCCATGTTGACCGAGCATGTGTGCTAGTTAAAGAGAACCTGAGTGGGATCTACACCAGCAGAAAAATTAAAGAGAAG ATGGAAGAGTGCAGTCATAAACTCGGAGTCCCAATGAACTGCATCTTTCCTGTGCAGAACTACTATGAGCAGGTCTCCAACGACTTGAACATGGATCTTCTGATTCTCATGGCCATGACCGACATCATCAGCTTTGCCAATGACTATGTTGAAGCCCAGGTTTATAACACCGATCAGTACGTTGAAGATCAGGcttataatgaataa
- the LOC113638337 gene encoding interferon-induced protein 44-like isoform X2, whose amino-acid sequence MLKKLKEFQPGTAEVRELKILLHGPVGAGKSSFINSVNTVLQGHNTTSAPANSAAGKSFTKEFKFHRLKKNRPGSFYPFVFLDIMGVESDASSGVHSDDIIKILHGHVRSNYAFNPFKSILKDDPKYHSNPSLKDKVHCVVSVVPGDRISLMTEDVIQKMRAVREKARELGIPEVIIMSHVDRACVLVKENLSGIYTSRKIKEKMEECSHKLGVPMNCIFPVQNYYEQVSNDLNMDLLILMAMTDIISFANDYVEAQVYNTDQYVEDQAYNE is encoded by the exons ATGCTGAAAAAACTGAAAGAATTCCAGCCAGGAACTGCAGAAGTCCGAGAGCTGAAGATTCTACTTCACGGCCCGGTCGGAGCAGGAAAGTCCAGCTTTATTAATTCAGTCAACACCGTCCTCCAGGGACACAACACCACCAGTGCGCCGGCAAATTCAGCAGCTGGGAAAAGCTTCACTAAAGAg tttaaatttcacaggctgaagaaaaacaggcCTGGATCTTTCTATCCGTTTGTCTTTCTCGATATCATGGGTGTGGAATCCGATGCGTCATCAGGAGTGcacagtgatgacatcatcaaaatATTACATGGTCATGTAAGAAGCAACTACGCT TTCAATCCTTTTAAATCAATCCTTAAAGATGACCCAAAGTACCACAGTAACCCCAGTCTGAAGGACAAAGTGCACTGTGTGGTGAGTGTCGTACCAGGGGACAGAATCTCCCTCATGACTGAGGACGTCATCCAGAAGATGAGAGCTGTTCGTGAGAAAGCTCGTGAGTTAG GGATTCCTGAGGTCATCATTATGTCCCATGTTGACCGAGCATGTGTGCTAGTTAAAGAGAACCTGAGTGGGATCTACACCAGCAGAAAAATTAAAGAGAAG ATGGAAGAGTGCAGTCATAAACTCGGAGTCCCAATGAACTGCATCTTTCCTGTGCAGAACTACTATGAGCAGGTCTCCAACGACTTGAACATGGATCTTCTGATTCTCATGGCCATGACCGACATCATCAGCTTTGCCAATGACTATGTTGAAGCCCAGGTTTATAACACCGATCAGTACGTTGAAGATCAGGcttataatgaataa